A genomic segment from Streptosporangium roseum DSM 43021 encodes:
- a CDS encoding alpha/beta fold hydrolase, translated as MGQDTTAETITPVRAELDIDGRRLSYLDFGGTGRPLVALHGHMSEGAGFAGLAAALAPEWRVVAPDQRGHGESDRADDYSREGYVADVVALLDHLGLDRAVVLGHSLGAINAYQLAARHPERVGALVNAEGAVSLGLHGPNPLAFVLALPYEAPTREALIEGLGQAAPFFGDALRENPDGTWRLPFHPQDMVDSEDLVHGDHWDDWLATTCPALLVRGTGGVVPAEQAQAMVERRPATRLAELATDHFVHTGDPEGFAKVVREFLRSLDASV; from the coding sequence ATGGGCCAGGACACCACCGCCGAGACGATCACCCCCGTCCGCGCCGAGCTGGACATCGACGGCCGCCGGCTCTCCTACCTCGACTTCGGCGGCACCGGCCGCCCCCTCGTCGCCCTGCACGGCCACATGTCCGAAGGGGCGGGCTTCGCCGGACTGGCCGCCGCGCTGGCCCCCGAGTGGCGGGTCGTCGCCCCCGACCAGCGCGGCCACGGCGAGTCGGACCGGGCGGACGACTACTCCCGGGAGGGCTACGTCGCCGACGTCGTCGCCCTGCTCGACCACCTCGGCCTCGACCGGGCCGTGGTCCTGGGACACTCGCTCGGCGCCATCAACGCCTACCAGCTCGCCGCCCGCCACCCCGAGCGGGTCGGCGCCCTGGTCAACGCCGAAGGGGCGGTCTCGCTCGGTCTCCACGGCCCCAACCCGCTGGCCTTCGTGCTCGCCCTGCCGTACGAGGCGCCGACGCGGGAGGCGCTGATCGAGGGGCTCGGCCAGGCCGCCCCCTTCTTCGGCGACGCCCTGCGCGAGAACCCCGACGGCACCTGGCGCCTGCCCTTCCACCCCCAGGACATGGTCGACTCCGAGGACCTGGTCCACGGCGACCACTGGGACGACTGGCTGGCCACCACGTGCCCGGCCCTCCTCGTGCGCGGCACCGGGGGAGTCGTCCCCGCCGAGCAGGCTCAGGCCATGGTCGAGCGGCGCCCGGCCACCCGCCTCGCCGAGCTGGCGACCGACCACTTCGTCCACACCGGCGACCCCGAGGGCTTCGCCAAGGTCGTGCGCGAGTTCCTCCGGTCCCTGGACGCCTCCGTGTGA
- a CDS encoding pentapeptide repeat-containing protein, with protein sequence MAERKYGEPAPETHTTIRSADWDSEDLSGQKHERVAFVNVDMTETSSRGAVFHECTFSGVRFNASVHSDTAFTNCTFKRCTFFDAAFTGCKFVGSVFDDCTFDLLKVEGGDWSFVGLPGADLHSASFRDVRMREADLTGARGAGVTLRGVDLSGATLHRADLSRGDLRGSDLSSLDPFTVKLKDAVIDIPQAVTIATLLGLQVRSD encoded by the coding sequence ATGGCTGAGCGCAAGTACGGCGAGCCTGCGCCCGAGACCCACACGACCATCCGGTCCGCGGACTGGGACAGCGAGGACCTGTCCGGCCAGAAGCACGAACGGGTCGCCTTCGTCAACGTGGACATGACCGAGACGTCGAGCCGGGGCGCGGTCTTCCACGAGTGCACCTTCAGCGGGGTCCGGTTCAACGCGTCGGTGCATTCCGACACCGCGTTCACGAACTGCACCTTCAAGCGGTGCACGTTCTTCGACGCCGCCTTCACCGGCTGCAAGTTCGTCGGCAGCGTGTTCGACGACTGCACCTTCGACCTTCTCAAGGTCGAGGGCGGTGACTGGTCGTTCGTCGGGCTTCCGGGGGCCGACCTGCACAGCGCCTCCTTCCGTGACGTACGGATGCGCGAGGCCGACCTCACCGGTGCGCGCGGCGCGGGGGTCACGCTGCGGGGGGTCGACCTGTCGGGCGCCACTCTCCACCGTGCCGACCTCTCCCGCGGCGATCTGCGAGGGAGCGACCTGTCCTCCCTGGACCCCTTCACCGTCAAGCTGAAGGACGCGGTCATCGACATCCCGCAGGCCGTCACAATCGCCACCCTTCTGGGCCTGCAGGTGCGCTCCGACTGA
- a CDS encoding TetR/AcrR family transcriptional regulator, with amino-acid sequence MGNREDLLAGARRCLEEKGWARTTVRDISAASGGVSMAAIGYHFGSREALLNAALIQAIDEWGTETGRTLAAYGDPGSSPAEQYEAMWSQMIESFTAHRKLWLASVEALLQAEHSSELREYLAGSQKEGRSGLAAILRGVPEDELPDSTVRTLGSVQLALLSGVMVQWLTDPGRSPSGPEVLEGLRAIVATIGPAGEQPPGE; translated from the coding sequence ATGGGAAATCGTGAGGATCTGCTCGCCGGTGCCAGGCGCTGCCTGGAGGAGAAGGGGTGGGCGCGGACGACCGTCCGCGACATCTCGGCCGCTTCCGGAGGGGTCAGCATGGCGGCCATCGGCTACCACTTCGGCTCCCGAGAGGCACTGCTGAACGCGGCGCTCATCCAGGCGATCGACGAATGGGGCACCGAGACCGGGCGCACGCTGGCCGCCTACGGTGACCCCGGCTCCTCTCCGGCGGAGCAGTACGAGGCCATGTGGTCGCAGATGATCGAGTCGTTCACCGCGCACCGGAAGCTCTGGCTCGCCAGCGTCGAGGCGCTCCTGCAGGCCGAGCACTCCTCCGAGCTGCGGGAATATCTGGCCGGTTCCCAGAAGGAGGGACGCAGCGGGCTGGCGGCGATACTACGGGGCGTCCCGGAGGACGAGCTCCCGGACTCCACCGTGCGCACCCTCGGCTCGGTACAGCTGGCGCTGCTCTCCGGCGTGATGGTGCAGTGGCTGACCGACCCCGGGCGGTCGCCGTCGGGGCCCGAGGTGCTGGAGGGACTGCGGGCCATCGTGGCGACCATCGGACCGGCCGGAGAGCAACCGCCCGGGGAATAA
- a CDS encoding NAD-dependent epimerase/dehydratase family protein — protein sequence MRLLVMGGTHFVGRAVVETALARGDEVTTLNRGTSGPAAPGVNAVIADRTDPEALRRALGDGEWDAVVDTWSGAPRVIGDSCGLLADRAGHYGYVSSRSVYRWPMPFGADEHAPTVDGDPDDGKAEDYAVAKRGSELAVLRAFGDRALFARAGLVLGPYENIGRLPWWLRRIQRGGQVLAPGDPARPLQLIDARDLAAWMLAAAERGLGGAFNAVSRPGHTTMGELLGAAVKVIGSDAELIWTAPEVIEEAGVSPWVELPIWLPDDAEYGGMHNGDVSAAYGAGLTCRPVQETIADTWAWLQAEGDPRLRSDRPQVGLDPAKERQVLERSA from the coding sequence ATGAGGCTTCTTGTAATGGGTGGAACGCATTTCGTGGGGCGGGCCGTCGTCGAGACGGCGCTGGCACGGGGTGACGAGGTCACCACGCTCAACCGGGGGACGAGCGGGCCCGCCGCGCCGGGGGTGAACGCGGTCATCGCGGACCGGACCGACCCCGAGGCGCTGCGCCGGGCCCTCGGCGACGGGGAGTGGGACGCGGTCGTCGACACCTGGAGCGGGGCGCCGCGCGTGATCGGCGACTCGTGCGGGCTGCTCGCCGATCGGGCCGGTCACTACGGCTACGTGTCCAGCAGGTCGGTCTACCGGTGGCCGATGCCGTTCGGCGCCGACGAGCACGCCCCGACGGTCGACGGCGATCCGGACGACGGCAAGGCCGAGGACTACGCCGTCGCCAAGCGCGGAAGCGAGCTCGCCGTCCTGCGGGCGTTCGGTGACCGGGCCCTGTTCGCCCGCGCCGGACTGGTTCTCGGCCCCTACGAGAACATAGGGCGGCTGCCGTGGTGGCTGCGGCGCATCCAGCGCGGCGGGCAGGTCCTGGCGCCCGGCGACCCCGCCCGGCCGCTCCAGTTGATCGACGCCAGAGACCTGGCGGCGTGGATGCTCGCCGCGGCCGAGCGCGGTCTCGGCGGCGCGTTCAACGCCGTCAGCCGCCCGGGGCACACCACCATGGGTGAGCTGCTCGGAGCGGCGGTGAAGGTGATCGGATCGGACGCCGAGCTGATCTGGACCGCTCCGGAGGTGATCGAGGAGGCGGGTGTCAGCCCGTGGGTGGAGCTGCCGATCTGGCTGCCGGACGACGCCGAGTACGGCGGCATGCACAACGGGGACGTCTCGGCCGCCTACGGCGCGGGTCTCACCTGCCGCCCGGTCCAGGAGACGATCGCCGACACCTGGGCCTGGCTCCAGGCCGAGGGCGACCCGCGGCTCCGATCCGACAGACCTCAGGTCGGGCTCGACCCCGCCAAGGAGAGGCAGGTGCTCGAAAGGTCCGCCTGA